The following proteins are co-located in the uncultured Tolumonas sp. genome:
- a CDS encoding LysR family transcriptional regulator translates to MAINELRAITTFVQTAELGSLSKAASAQQISPQAASKVIGQLEAYLGIRLFHRTTRSISLTEEGQRFLDAVQPSLVGLQQALQNVLKSRESAVGPLRISGPHSVFKKVIGPILDEFIQLNPDVQPNIQFDDRFSNWVEDRIDVGFRLGHAPQEGLIARRLFPIQLIICAAPSYLHKYGVPKSLYELTSHRCSAFRRIQDNRDVPWTVKVGDNIQDLYVQPVFCTNDEEFELRTVLAGEVIAQLAASTAAVHIREGRLVPLLVEHMADNYNLYIYFGSRTALPTRVRNFIDLVSERLTNSHECVLSNQELIEFSQWHYVTNS, encoded by the coding sequence ATGGCTATCAACGAACTACGGGCTATTACGACTTTTGTGCAGACCGCCGAATTGGGGAGTTTGAGTAAAGCTGCGAGTGCTCAGCAAATTTCTCCGCAAGCGGCCAGCAAAGTGATCGGGCAGTTAGAAGCGTATTTAGGTATTCGTCTATTTCACCGCACGACGCGTTCTATTTCGTTAACAGAAGAAGGCCAGCGATTTTTAGATGCTGTGCAGCCATCATTAGTTGGTCTTCAGCAGGCACTACAAAATGTACTCAAATCGAGAGAGAGTGCGGTTGGCCCATTACGAATTTCTGGCCCGCATTCGGTGTTTAAAAAGGTGATTGGTCCGATCCTGGATGAATTCATACAACTCAATCCCGATGTTCAACCTAACATCCAGTTTGATGACCGGTTTAGTAATTGGGTGGAAGATCGGATCGATGTCGGGTTCAGATTGGGACATGCACCGCAGGAAGGGTTGATTGCACGCCGGTTATTTCCAATTCAATTGATTATTTGTGCCGCACCGAGCTATTTACACAAATATGGCGTCCCGAAAAGTTTGTACGAATTGACTTCGCACCGTTGCAGTGCCTTTCGCCGAATTCAGGATAACCGTGATGTGCCATGGACGGTAAAGGTAGGGGACAACATTCAGGATTTATACGTGCAGCCAGTTTTCTGTACCAATGATGAAGAATTTGAACTCAGAACAGTGTTGGCTGGAGAAGTGATCGCTCAATTGGCAGCGTCTACTGCGGCAGTCCATATCCGCGAAGGGCGTTTGGTGCCGTTATTGGTTGAGCATATGGCGGATAATTATAATCTGTATATCTATTTTGGCAGCCGTACTGCGCTTCCAACTCGTGTCAGAAATTTTATTGATTTAGTGTCAGAACGGCTAACGAATAGCCACGAATGTGTGTTGAGTAATCAGGAGCTTATTGAGTTCAGTCAGTGGCATTATGTAACTAACTCGTAA
- a CDS encoding TMEM175 family protein, with product MKVPDSRGHLLQGLLSLWPSYFAYGVSFIVIGAIWINHHVMFNLIVRIDQKILLLNTLQLLFVSFLPFPTAVLAHALQTSMDESIAAAFYGGVLTIIGSIKTLMWFYSVHKKLLRHELSSKEARKIGKTYFVGPIGYLLATIAAFFNPLISIVLFLSLSIFFLWPKHN from the coding sequence ATAAAAGTTCCTGATTCAAGAGGGCATCTACTACAAGGTTTACTCAGTCTTTGGCCATCGTACTTTGCTTATGGCGTCAGTTTTATTGTTATTGGCGCCATTTGGATTAATCATCATGTTATGTTTAATCTTATTGTACGTATCGATCAGAAAATTCTCTTACTAAACACGTTACAATTATTATTTGTTTCATTCCTTCCTTTTCCTACCGCAGTCCTTGCTCATGCACTCCAAACAAGTATGGATGAGTCAATCGCTGCTGCTTTTTATGGTGGTGTACTCACCATTATTGGATCAATAAAAACACTCATGTGGTTTTATTCAGTCCATAAAAAACTACTGCGCCATGAATTAAGCTCGAAAGAAGCTAGAAAAATCGGAAAAACGTACTTTGTTGGCCCCATCGGTTATCTTTTAGCTACCATTGCTGCTTTCTTCAATCCTCTGATTTCTATCGTATTATTTCTAAGCCTCAGTATTTTTTTCCTGTGGCCAAAACACAACTGA
- a CDS encoding SDR family oxidoreductase, which produces MMNRKEVVILTGAGQIGMAIARRVSYGKKLIVGDKSVENATNIVKIMNEAGFDAEAVEMDLSSRESIRNLIAKSKEFGDITMLINSAGVSPSQAPAAIVLKVDLYGTAVLLEEVGKEIASGGVGVTISSQSGHRMPALSPEIDEQLALTPTEELLNLDVLQPQNIKDSLHAYQMAKRCNVKRVMAEAVKWGERGARINSISPGIVVTPLAIDEFNGPRGDFYKNMFAKCPSGRPGTADEIANVAELLMSPQGAFITGADFLIDGGATASYFYGPLKP; this is translated from the coding sequence ATGATGAATCGTAAAGAAGTAGTTATTTTGACGGGTGCAGGTCAAATCGGTATGGCGATCGCAAGACGAGTCAGTTACGGCAAAAAGTTAATAGTTGGTGATAAAAGTGTCGAGAATGCCACCAACATTGTCAAAATTATGAATGAAGCCGGATTCGATGCTGAAGCGGTTGAAATGGACCTATCATCAAGAGAATCCATTAGAAATTTAATTGCCAAATCAAAAGAATTTGGTGACATCACAATGCTGATCAATTCAGCCGGTGTTTCACCAAGTCAGGCTCCCGCGGCTATCGTTCTAAAAGTTGATTTATATGGCACAGCTGTTTTACTCGAAGAAGTCGGTAAAGAAATTGCATCTGGTGGTGTTGGTGTAACGATCTCCAGTCAGTCAGGTCATCGGATGCCTGCACTCAGCCCGGAAATTGATGAGCAACTGGCCCTGACACCCACTGAAGAACTGCTGAATTTGGATGTATTGCAACCGCAGAACATTAAAGACTCGTTGCATGCATACCAAATGGCAAAGCGTTGCAATGTGAAACGTGTCATGGCTGAAGCCGTAAAATGGGGAGAACGTGGTGCCCGTATTAACTCTATTTCACCCGGCATTGTGGTGACACCATTAGCCATTGATGAATTCAACGGGCCAAGAGGTGATTTCTATAAGAACATGTTCGCGAAATGTCCATCCGGTCGTCCAGGCACCGCAGACGAAATTGCCAATGTCGCAGAGCTTCTGATGAGCCCACAAGGTGCATTTATCACTGGGGCTGATTTCTTAATTGATGGTGGCGCAACTGCATCCTATTTTTATGGTCCGTTAAAACCATAA
- a CDS encoding MFS transporter — protein sequence MASYSMLVIDNSIVITGLPTIQSQLAFTPEKLSWVQNAYMLCFGGFMLLGARAGDIFGSLKVFLFGLLVFTCSSLIISLSNSANLLIVARAIQGLGAAVLSPATLTLLTKNFSEGAERNRAISWYGAIGGITASLGLVAGGIIANFISWRAGFFINVPIGLYLMLMAPKYITETDRHNSKLDMSGAVLSTISMICLVYGLINAAESGFNNIYTGGLFFIFVVSLLLFIQLERKIESPLLPLRIFSSKERNGAYIARVLFTGSAMGFFFYTTQYLQSVLHMNAFQAGIAFFPSMIVNFLGALLAPRLSKRFGNATVLLGTIVISFIGMLLLGFGMATSSFWLGIMVPMILVGSGMGASMALLTVFGVSKVSHQDAGAASGVVGVAHQVGGAFGIALLVLVNSLSTHASVTESVSIQLQGMSHAMFAGAVLLAICFSAVFSLNRK from the coding sequence TTGGCGAGTTATTCAATGCTGGTCATTGATAATTCTATCGTCATCACCGGTCTACCAACGATTCAGTCACAGCTGGCTTTTACACCTGAAAAACTCTCATGGGTTCAGAATGCTTATATGCTCTGCTTCGGTGGTTTTATGCTTCTGGGTGCAAGAGCCGGCGATATTTTTGGCAGTCTGAAAGTGTTTTTATTCGGACTTCTGGTGTTCACCTGTTCTTCTTTGATAATAAGCCTTTCAAACTCAGCGAATTTATTGATTGTAGCCAGAGCCATTCAAGGCTTAGGGGCAGCTGTTTTATCCCCAGCAACATTGACATTATTAACCAAAAACTTCAGTGAAGGTGCTGAGCGAAACAGGGCGATTAGTTGGTACGGTGCTATCGGAGGGATCACCGCAAGCCTCGGGCTGGTTGCCGGTGGCATTATCGCCAATTTTATTTCGTGGAGAGCAGGCTTCTTTATAAATGTTCCTATCGGGCTTTATCTGATGTTAATGGCGCCTAAATACATTACTGAAACAGACCGTCACAATAGTAAATTGGATATGTCTGGTGCGGTGCTCTCAACAATTAGTATGATTTGTTTAGTTTATGGCTTAATTAATGCGGCTGAATCCGGTTTTAACAATATTTATACTGGTGGCTTATTCTTCATCTTTGTCGTATCACTTTTATTATTTATTCAGCTAGAGCGAAAAATTGAGAGTCCGCTGTTACCTTTGCGAATTTTTTCGAGTAAAGAGCGTAATGGGGCTTATATTGCGCGAGTGTTGTTTACAGGCTCTGCCATGGGCTTCTTTTTTTATACAACACAATATCTGCAAAGTGTTTTGCATATGAATGCCTTTCAAGCTGGGATCGCGTTCTTCCCTTCGATGATTGTGAACTTTCTGGGCGCTTTACTGGCACCGCGTTTATCAAAGCGATTTGGTAATGCCACTGTATTGCTGGGTACCATTGTGATCTCTTTCATCGGTATGTTGTTGCTTGGGTTTGGTATGGCGACATCCAGTTTCTGGCTTGGAATTATGGTGCCGATGATTCTAGTTGGTTCCGGTATGGGAGCGTCGATGGCGTTGTTAACGGTTTTCGGTGTCAGTAAAGTGTCTCATCAAGATGCTGGGGCCGCATCGGGCGTGGTGGGTGTTGCACATCAGGTCGGCGGCGCTTTCGGTATTGCCTTACTGGTTCTTGTGAACTCACTGTCCACCCATGCCTCAGTTACTGAATCTGTCAGCATTCAATTGCAAGGGATGAGCCATGCCATGTTTGCTGGTGCGGTATTACTAGCGATTTGTTTTAGTGCAGTCTTCTCACTCAATAGGAAGTAA